gcttaaatctttaaaactacgaaacggattttgatgcggtttttttgtaatatagagttgattcaagaggaaggttttcgtatataatttattaggttttagacaaagcgggcgaagccgcgggcggtaagctgtatgtataggtatatatagaTAACATTCGCATTTATTGTGACAGCTGAAGCTAACAATATAATTGAGTGAACAATTTCATACGCGAAACTGAGTAACAATTTCCATTCAATTTACATACGTTTTAGACATTTGGAACGAGGACACGAGTTAATTGAAATCTCTAATAGAAATAGTGTTTATAGGTACGTTATTATCGttggtatattatgtaggtaatgaATACCTataatgttattgttattactatgtataataatattatagttatagaTATCGAAATGGTGCATTTACACATCGTGAATTTTTCATAGCTTTGCCGCAGATTTCAAAATAGTTACTAACATTACCTACTTGCTAAATCAAAGGAATTTGAACCACTGGGCGCTACTTTTATACCTTTAGTCATTTTAGCTGTTTTATTTAGatacctataaaaaattattatagttcgaaagttttaatattaaaggcACGTGATAGAAGATACCTGCAGAAAGCGTTTTGCTTAAGCTTACGTATTGTAAAAAGCTTtttatcatcataatatagatAGATACTATACCCAAAGTTGTTTCatcgttttgtaattaacATCTGAACATCCTTAGGTATAACTTGCCATTAATTGGCAAGATATCAACATCGTCGCCTAACTCTATGACGTGACgctattgccatgacgcgaccttgaaattttactcccaacgcgcctaaagaagtttttcacttcaaaaagatTAACGAAAAATTCGCCCACATACACAATtaacaaattgaaaaatcgCCGCAATCAGTACGAGTCAGAATACAAGAACCACTCCTTCAATAAGCTTTCAAAAACCTAATGGAAAATGAATCGCAAGGGAACGAACTGTGTGATTGATGGAAACgttacaaatttataaactaggtacagtattttttttaataatacgatTATAAGCGTGTTAGAAATCTAGTAAGattattaaagaatataattctGCAGACCTGTATGACTGTATGACTTTATGACTCTCACGGTACATAATAAATGCCTAGAGCCTAATTTTAGATCGACCCTTGTCCTTcctaaacattatattttacaaatcataTCCTTTTCTAAGAATATTTCGCCTTTGGCATTCTGtatattaaagttattttccatcaatattcaaataaaccaGTAACATATTCCGTATCTTGTTTTCTTTGCGAATAACATTACAGGAATAcgattttatttgatttatacgTTGCTATTGTCTTAAGTATTTTTACAGTTACATTTTTGGAAGCTTGTAGCTTCCAGTCATGCCTTGGGGAAATAACATATAAGGTTAAATTCTATGGAtttatacctactatgtaGGCTTTAAGGAAAATTATTGGATTGTGTTTGTTAGAACCTGCTTGTTATATTTGCGTGATTATTatggaaattataatattaatttataggtaGATACGTAATAGGTAAATTAATCTGGTTCAAATATTGATGGGTTTAGATTTTAGGTTACTTTTCTAAAGCGTTTCGATGTTTCAAAGTTTTTCAcatcgacttcaaaaaaagaggTTTTCAATTTGCCTTCTTTTATGTTTTGGGTCTATTACCCCAGTACTTTCGATAGagtgaatttattttgataattcttttttaatttgaaaactgCCATGGTATATCagacaatattatgtatatacaatattatgtatacaatcgattttttgttttttattaaaaataatatttacaaatgaaaacagtacctaatttatgaaatacaataaGTACCTACGCTAATACTTATGACGACAAAAGCTATAAAACCTTATCACATTTATGACAAAACCACAGGCACCATAAATATTCGGACCTCAATAAGTAATTAACACTTACGACACTAAGTAATTTAGTGCATTCTCCATCTAGTTTCTAGGTCGAGAGACTTGGAACATTTCCAAAGGGAAGACAGAACTTGAACAAAAACTATTCATAGGGAACGTTTTTAAATCCTTCCTTGTTTTACATTGAGTCTACATGTGGGTAGATGTAAATTGTACGGGGTGTCTGTATTTTTGTAGGTCTATGTAGATATAGAGCTGTTGAAGTATAGAcgtggttattatttttatagcaacataatattataggattGCAATGGTTCAGgtttaaataggtaggtatataaaattatgtaggaacataggtacctaggttAAAACAATGTACCTATCATTCCAAAAAACATGTtaataatgtacctacctattagcCTGTTTAACAGCTTTTCaaatagatatttttcatgcatttaaagtttatttaaagtaGGTTATAACAGCCAGATTTAACTAACTGAACATAATATGAAGAAGCAATGAGTCCGGccaaaaaatacctacaataaaattctttcaaacaacatacctaatatttagAGGACAATAATTCTTGAACTAAGCACGGTATGGCGTAGAATGGTATTCCTGGCATATGTAGAGACCTAAATCATACAAACAACCAGAATATTAAGTTAGGAACATTATGCAAGCACTGAATTTCAACATAACTTTAAGTTAACGCATGTTATATTAACACATCTgttattttactaaataagTTAGTTTCTAACATTCAGCTTAGGTTTATACTGGAATGgaaattgaaatgtttatttgagatttaaacaaaatattttttactataaatgctacattgttattatttttctttatctcTTTGCTTGTTAGAATTTTCGAAAATACGCTGTTTTTCATTGTGTTTCGACGGATAGATTCATCGTTCATAAAAAGTAACTCGGTCTTTCTTTAGAAATGTAACCATTTACGTAACGGACGTTTTTCTTTTggtaataattacttaatatttccATACTTAgatcttttgtttttaaatgggTTAGTCACTACAGTCCctattagttttaaagatttaagcatacaaaggggtagatatgcttaaatctttaaaactacgcaatggattttgatgcggttttttttaatagatagagtgattcaagaggaaagttttataatataattcattagGTTTTAcacaaagtgggcgaagccgcgggcgggaagctagttattaatattctgtcattaataatattgtttacccatttaaactatattttcgTTAACACAGTTAACACACAAATAGGCctgcaataaacaaaattagcATTTAAGCCATCCAACATTTGACTCCAACAAAAGTAGATATTCGCATGTTTTCAGAAACATGAAAATTATTGTGCAGTTTGAAATGTTGGACCACAACGATATATTTGATTGTAATAAAAGCTTTTCAGTCTATAAATGAAGCCATGGAGATAAACTCGATAcgtaaattgtttaaatgcGTTCCGGTTTTTTATAAAGATAGTGTAGGTATCGCTCGATTTAttttggaaactcctgtaaatttaattaacaagaCCAAGAGTTATCTTGACTGATTAAATGTTAAAGAGCTTAGTGATTAGTGAAAAGTATTGTGCCTAATTagagtaagaaaaataattttaaaaaatattgattaaatttgattatacctacctactcatggtaaacatattaattttggttaattaaaaaataagaacacTAAGATTCAGCATTGTACTGCCTAAAAACTTATTAGATATGTATTAACGTAGgttacgtaggtacctatgtacgTTTGGAGACATAATACctctaaaattgtataaaacgtttccaattattttcttacaaacacttatataatttatttagtagataagtatataatttgtaaaccATAACACACTGATTGAAAAATAAGCGCTTCCACCGCTGCCATCAATATAACCCTGatataacataaattatattaaaatacaatatccCATGTAATTCCCAGGACATCAATTTATCCCAATAACTagattaatttactttaacCATTTATTTGTTGCCTCAATTTGTGATACGCATCACTTCACACGATTTCCGCTCAAACGGAACatctcataaaaaatattttaacaaaacaattctGTTGAAACtacgccatttttttgctgttattttttatgttttttacgGCTGAGCGACACATGTAAAATAGGTTTCGTTTTAGGTTTTGTTTTGCGTGTTGCGTTCATTAATTGTTTCCGTGATTTATTCTCTCAGTAGTTACAGTTGCTGGTTGCATACTTTATTCGATTGTCCTTTTCATTTGTTAAACTTTAAAGCATTCATAATACAATTGAAATTTTAGATTAAATAACACTGTggtttgttaattaatattgcatGATTAATCGGAAAATCttccttctaatattataaagaggaaaggtttgtaatgtatggttgtatgtatggttttcacgcataaactactggaccgatttcaaaaattctttcaccattagaaagctgcatcttcactgaacaacataggctaggtttcatcccggaaatcccacgggaacgggaactatgcgggtttttctttgaaaacgcgggcgaggccgcaggcggaaagctagtgtatgATAAATTCCTAGAGTCATGTTTACCCTGAGTTCCGTTTAAAGAAagtaattaggtacatatatcAAGTTCTTTGCGAAATACTGTGAAATCCCTTACTGTCAGTTAGTTaccaaaataactatttacaCGTCCAAACCAACCTATCCTTTGTTTCCACACATAATCACACCTTCTATAAATAACTAACCTCAATCATACCTAACCTCTATATTTAGCAAATGATCTCCCAACACAAGTATGACCCAATTCGCAGGCGAATGCACAACTATGCTGAAGATTGTTTAATGATGTCAGCTTGAATGGAGTTATCGGGAATAATTTGCGGTTGATTCGTTTCAAAAGAGGACAATGATTTTGACAGGAGATTGACTTTTGAGTGGtcctatttattaaatactatggCTGGTATCGCCGGCTTCGCtacatctataatatataatccATTTTGAATCCACctgaaaacacaaaaaatttcATTAGAATTCGTTCATCTGTTTAGGAGGGGACCTGTGGAAAAACGCCACATGTaagaattgattttttttattaagccTGTATTTGACCCGACTGTTggaatataggtacctacctacctatatttattcaaaatgttaCTAGTATCGGTGCTATGGTTTTAATGTGAAACAATACAAAGAGATAAGACGTCCGCGTCAGtctaataacaaaaaataatacaaataaaagttattattaccCACGTATACCACGCTTGTTGCTTTCCATCAGGTGAAGCGATTGTCAAATGCTTGCCTAATTctgagtaataaaaaaaaaattattatttatcttatttgGAGCTATTGACTGAAACAAACTttcataagtataaaaaacatacatacaagaACTAGGCAGACCTTGGTTATCAAATCATATAAATTTGATTCACActattggaaaaaaatacatattgaaTGTGTTGGTAAAGCAGGTAAAGACCCTGTCTGTTATGTTGAAGACTAAATTCCCTTACTGAAAAAGAAATTGTGTGTTGACGGGTATTTCTTCAATCATTTTCATATATGCTgcgaatataaattatgtttatttaaacgtttatatacatttataggtacctaaactAAATCttatagttaggtataatGAATAGGTAACTTGATTTATGCACACTTCTACGCCCGAAAAGTTCGCCATAGATCGGGctttacatacctacctgTTTTTAAAGCAATATTTCGCACGGGCAGTCACCAAATAGCATAGGCATACCTACCAATGATTGCTTTAAGCGGGTCTAATGTGACACGGATATATCTCCCCCGGTCATATAGTATTTAACACGACGTGAGGGCAAACGGTCCCTCGGACCTCACTTCGCGACTTTCATGGCCGCACAAACTATGTAGATATGTAATAAGTGGAACAGACAAAAACTGGCGGAAAAAATCTCATAATCGGGTTAAATTTCCAACagtatatctaataatatagatTGTAAAGAGAGCACCTACTGTACAGTAATAtgtttattcattattcaaatacatatttttaaccaaCATTTCAAGCTGTCAGGCAGGTCATACGTCCAATATTGCCTTAACCGTGTCTAATGTGACACGGATATAATTTCGGTCATCACGGTCACAAAGTATTAACAAACtcaaacataaacattattcACAGAATATATAAACATAAGGGTTAGTAGGAACAGTTACACGTCCATTTAATATTCACATAGTAGGGGAGCGGGGGGCACGTTGTTACAATTTTTCGATAGTTGTTAATATGACAAAAgctatcaaataaattatacatttgatAACTTGTAATGTTAGTATGTCTATTTAGCTATGGAAATATgactgaaaaattattaaaatttatgtatttttttcacaatGGAGAATTTAACTAAACAAGTAGATTGTAACATCTTACCCCGGAATTGGGGCTAGTTGTTACATCATCGGGGCACGATGTTACGGTAGATAAATGAACAAAATCATCAGtgatatatatttgtttattagtatttcaaaacgataTAAACAATAGAGATCACTTTATACAGTCTTCTAACATTTAtgagtaattataatatctattatggtaattatttaagttttttttggTAGAAAATCACTTTGGCAggaacatttttaaatcttatatAAAAACACAGACTTAGGCTGCAAATAACAATTTgtagtaattaaattattcactTCCACTTcttaataagttattttaataaacttttgGCAAACTAAAATACTTTGGATTCTAACATTTTTAATgcacttatattatagaaagatatatagtaatttttatagagGTAGGTAACAATATCACacacaaatattaaatcaGTCTTCATCAGAATTGCAATTAATGCAAATGAATGAGCAAACATTCCCCGTTACACATTTGACATGGGCCCACATTTTGCATTCTAAACATTCTACCCAATCTTCTTTTATCGAGGTGCTATAACTTTCGCTACACACTAAACAAAACCATTCATCAGTATCAGAATCTGAATCGGAAAccaaaatttttttcttcaCCTTTTCTTTTCCTTCTTCGCTCATTTTCGAGGACTTTCCTTTACCTTTTCCTTTTCCTTTACCTTTGCCTTTGCCTTTTCCTTTAGTTTTGTCACACGTTTTTTTGGTCTTTGCCAGTTTTTCTTCATACTCTCTTTTTAATGAGTCTTTTTCAGGTGTGTCGGTTAGCACAGTGGATTTGCGTTTACGACGACTGTTGATAGATTGTTTTCGAGCTACTGCTTTAGGAAAGGGTCTTATTTTTGAAGgtgaaaaattttcaaatttactttGTATACCAGATGGACCTGGTATCGACAATTctatttcattttctttttgaGTCAGTGATGTAGTCAAACATTCTGTATCTTGCGAACTAACGGGATTTGGACAAGGTGAAATAGGAATATTTTTAGTAGTGTCAGGAATTGGATTTGTTGCTGTTTCTATTGCCTGTATGATTTCAGTGGTGCTTATGTTCAGTTGAGGTGTAGAATCTAACAATTCTGGATTTTCCAGGTCTAGTGTCAAATTGGAGATGTTCTGCGAAGTCATGGGACAATCTGTTTCAGGATTAGGGCGATCAGTGACATAAGAAGGCGAAAAGTCACTGTCTTGAAAAATGTCAGGATTGAAGGGCCATATCCCTGTTGATCTGAATCCACTCATGATATTTGCAGGATTTAGGGCCAAAGGCAGTGAATCTTTCACCACGGCAGGAAGATCATGAATCGTCATGGTTTTTCCTGGATGATTATACATCCAGGCAGTCTGTGTTCGATTAAGGTGGTTTTTAAAAGGACCATAAACTCCTACATCTAATGGTTGTAAATTGTGAGAGCAGTGCGGTGGAAATGACAGCATGattatgttgtttattttggCTTTCTCAACGACATGAAAATTTACGTGTGAGCTATGGTTATCCAAAAGGAGCAGAACGGGCTGTTCAGCAGAAGGCTTGACATGTTGAATGAAATGAtccataaattttaaaaattctactTCTGTCATCCATCCCG
The sequence above is a segment of the Colias croceus chromosome 14, ilColCroc2.1 genome. Coding sequences within it:
- the LOC123697540 gene encoding uncharacterized protein LOC123697540 gives rise to the protein MRNYKRKTERGTTSKEVYESAAAEVLQNKTSIRKASEMFNLCPMSLSRYVRKTKNNESCSLGYVKPRLVFSEETEHKLASYLLKSSEIYFGLLPTEVRKLAYQCALKLDLKNIPPSWHKNNTAGPDWFKSFMDRNPQLSLRTPEATSLSRATSFNKTNVKDFFDKLQGLFQKYEFTASRIWNVDETGVTTVQKPKKIVAARGQKQVGAITSAERGTLITLACAINAAGNSVPPMFVFPRMRYTDLFLRTGPVDAIGAGNSSGWMTEVEFLKFMDHFIQHVKPSAEQPVLLLLDNHSSHVNFHVVEKAKINNIIMLSFPPHCSHNLQPLDVGVYGPFKNHLNRTQTAWMYNHPGKTMTIHDLPAVVKDSLPLALNPANIMSGFRSTGIWPFNPDIFQDSDFSPSYVTDRPNPETDCPMTSQNISNLTLDLENPELLDSTPQLNISTTEIIQAIETATNPIPDTTKNIPISPCPNPVSSQDTECLTTSLTQKENEIELSIPGPSGIQSKFENFSPSKIRPFPKAVARKQSINSRRKRKSTVLTDTPEKDSLKREYEEKLAKTKKTCDKTKGKGKGKGKGKGKGKGKSSKMSEEGKEKVKKKILVSDSDSDTDEWFCLVCSESYSTSIKEDWVECLECKMWAHVKCVTGNVCSFICINCNSDED